The Micromonospora sp. Llam0 genome includes a window with the following:
- a CDS encoding integrase core domain-containing protein has product MGRSATTPSTATSSRSRRSPPRTPQASCSIERWGRSLRDECTDHMVIYNERHAQSVVGEYVDHFNDHRPHQRRQQRPPHHDPSVVIPIDKPIRR; this is encoded by the coding sequence GTGGGACGTTCCGCCACCACCCCATCCACCGCCACCTCTTCCCGTAGTCGTCGGTCCCCGCCCCGGACCCCGCAGGCCAGCTGCTCCATCGAACGCTGGGGACGCAGCCTCCGCGACGAGTGCACCGACCACATGGTGATCTACAACGAGCGCCACGCGCAGTCCGTGGTCGGCGAGTACGTCGACCACTTCAACGACCACCGGCCGCACCAACGGCGCCAGCAGCGGCCACCCCACCATGACCCGTCCGTCGTCATCCCCATCGACAAGCCCATACGCCGCTGA